CTAAATAGTGTCGAATACTCGAATCGGTTGATAAAGGTAGAAAATTCATTTTGTGTCAAAATAGCCGGATCATTAAGGTCTAGGCGCGCTATAAAATCAAAATAATCATTAGGTAGTGGCTCTTGCAAGAAGTTATTTGTCGGATTGCTTCTTAAATAATTATTTCGATACATTTCCATATCCATTAATTGAACGGCATAATAAAGTGAAACATCCGTTCGGATCAGATTTTTTAACTTGACGGAGAAGTTGGATTTTGCCAAACGCTTGTTTACATCATTTTGCACCGAATCCCATTCCGCAACAACCAGCTTTTTGTTTGCTGAAATCGACCTTTCTTTCAACATTTTTTCCAGACCTTGATAAAAGGCGCGAGGATTCTTCCCCCAATTGAAATCTTTGAACTGCTGATTATCAGCAGCAAGCGGACCTTCATAACCTATTAGTTCTACATTTTGATCTGTAGTCATTTTAAATCTTAAGGCTAGTGTTTGCCCGGGTTCGATATAAAAATCAAAGCGGTCATCTTTAAATCTAATATAAGCAAGCTCTGGGTTGGTCGCCAAATAACTTGCTTCAAAACGGCCATCCGGATAAATCTGTACAGTGGTAGGATAATCTTCACGGGTCAACTCATTACTGCTATAAATAATACCACTTGTAAATTCTAATGCAGGACTATAATCTTCGATAAATCCGATGATGCGCACAGTATCAAATTGAAAGAAATTCTTTTTATACGAAGTAAGACTTTTTTTCACTTTAGCTTTAGCCAACTGCTGCGTTATCCAGCCATTTGGATCGGCCTTCGGCGTTTTTTCAGTAGATAATTGTGCCGTAGCAAAAGATAAAAAGAAGAAAGAAAAAAAAGAAAGTAATGTAAGTTTCATATCTAGGCTGTTGGTTTTCCTAAAGTTAATCATTTAATCCCTATGTGCAATATAAATTACAGAAGCTTGAATTCAATTAAAGCCACGCCGTTTCGGAGATGGTTTTAACAGCTTACGTATAACCTTCAAAATTCTCAATATTATTAGCATGCGCGTGAAAAATGCTGGCGATATACCAAATACAAATTCAACCTTACCAATTATAGATTACAAGCTCAGGTGAACTTGACATTTTGTATTATTGTATTCATTAAATAAAGAGCTTGCACGTCTTCAGATTCGATATGATGCGTGTATCCGCTGCAAATAATTTAGTTCTTAAGTTAAATAATGGATTGTTTAAAAATATAAACATATTTTTATGAGTGGAATTAAACAGAGCGAGTTAATCAAATTAGTTGGGTTAGCCTCAACAGACACCTCTTTGGTACAGTTTTTTGAACGTCATGGTTTAGGAAAGTTGCCAAAAACAATCACTAGCA
The genomic region above belongs to Sphingobacterium zeae and contains:
- a CDS encoding TlpA family protein disulfide reductase → MKLTLLSFFSFFFLSFATAQLSTEKTPKADPNGWITQQLAKAKVKKSLTSYKKNFFQFDTVRIIGFIEDYSPALEFTSGIIYSSNELTREDYPTTVQIYPDGRFEASYLATNPELAYIRFKDDRFDFYIEPGQTLALRFKMTTDQNVELIGYEGPLAADNQQFKDFNWGKNPRAFYQGLEKMLKERSISANKKLVVAEWDSVQNDVNKRLAKSNFSVKLKNLIRTDVSLYYAVQLMDMEMYRNNYLRSNPTNNFLQEPLPNDYFDFIARLDLNDPAILTQNEFSTFINRFEYSTLFSRDALNGRRPKDFYSVLDSANRETNPTIANTLVSEVAKLRTLKSALNGAADAAAIAKTTDQLRAILTNEDLQGEALRLADREWKSRNGYVLPQTDAASVFKKMIDKYRGKVVVVDFWAQWCGPCRSGIEST